Proteins encoded within one genomic window of bacterium:
- a CDS encoding right-handed parallel beta-helix repeat-containing protein: MRWLATVSAALLISIPASAAAADFDGDSRDDVAVFRPSSGLWAVRGYTKIYFGASADEPSPGDYTGDGIADFAVFRASANLWAVRGFTRIYFGQAGDSPLRGAGGGQKLYDYVVRPGDGNDLVAALESDVYASVFVPAGTYSVGQNIDVDNVRRVSAEADFTSIDFSGSYKLEINSPNCTVEGLRVRYGAPAGEGNFSVNAAYVTVRDCRSVESTGHGFRYSASADSVVFSGCVARNAAGSGFYGDASVGTSSLTGCKARDCGSAGFRGCCNLASCAAIACAVSGFYDCWRMSACYVDGESTGDYGVQGCYYVSSTLVTGCTFAWDGGSKIDPDSCNNP; this comes from the coding sequence ATGCGATGGTTGGCGACGGTTTCGGCAGCGTTATTGATTTCGATTCCGGCATCCGCGGCGGCGGCGGATTTCGACGGTGACTCGCGCGACGATGTCGCCGTCTTTCGGCCGTCTTCGGGGCTGTGGGCCGTACGGGGATACACCAAGATCTATTTCGGGGCTTCGGCCGACGAACCCAGTCCCGGGGACTATACCGGCGACGGGATCGCCGATTTCGCCGTCTTCCGTGCTTCCGCCAACCTCTGGGCGGTTCGGGGCTTCACCCGGATATACTTCGGGCAGGCGGGCGATAGCCCTCTCCGGGGCGCCGGCGGGGGGCAAAAGCTCTATGACTACGTCGTTCGGCCCGGCGACGGTAACGACCTGGTCGCGGCCCTGGAAAGCGATGTCTATGCCAGCGTCTTCGTACCCGCCGGAACCTATTCCGTTGGTCAGAACATCGACGTCGACAACGTCCGGCGCGTCAGCGCCGAAGCCGATTTCACCTCGATCGACTTCAGCGGGAGCTACAAACTCGAAATCAATTCGCCCAACTGCACCGTGGAAGGTCTGCGGGTCCGTTACGGGGCCCCGGCGGGCGAGGGCAACTTTTCCGTCAACGCCGCCTACGTCACCGTCCGGGACTGCCGCTCGGTCGAAAGCACCGGACACGGGTTCCGCTATTCCGCTTCCGCCGACAGTGTCGTGTTCAGCGGCTGCGTGGCTCGGAACGCGGCCGGCTCCGGGTTCTACGGCGATGCCTCCGTGGGCACTTCGAGCCTGACCGGCTGCAAGGCCCGGGACTGCGGCAGCGCCGGGTTCCGGGGGTGCTGCAACCTCGCTTCCTGTGCCGCGATCGCCTGCGCTGTCAGCGGATTTTACGACTGCTGGCGGATGAGCGCCTGCTACGTGGACGGCGAAAGCACCGGGGACTACGGGGTGCAGGGCTGTTACTACGTCTCCTCCACCCTGGTCACCGGCTGCACCTTTGCCTGGGACGGCGGGTCGAAGATCGACCCCGATTCCTGCAACAACCCCTGA
- a CDS encoding ankyrin repeat domain-containing protein: MGIEAMGLNIHEAAKMGRADLVARFLDAGVNVEAFDGFGEAPLHAACRRGQRAAAALLLDRGAEINARDEIGSSPLRAASRMGHRGVVELLLGRGAQVDIRTREGDTPLHAAVWWNHREAAELLLGAGADVNARCRDGMTPLHLAVLGGHTAMAELLLAHGAQLKAKGKEGMTALEIARSKNLTEMIALLENPAGSRKDQEPRKGFLRRFRLSRLLSPGSPQPR, encoded by the coding sequence ATGGGAATCGAAGCGATGGGCTTGAACATCCATGAAGCCGCCAAAATGGGCCGCGCGGACCTGGTCGCCCGGTTCCTGGACGCGGGAGTGAACGTGGAAGCGTTCGACGGGTTCGGGGAGGCCCCTCTGCACGCCGCCTGCCGCCGGGGACAGAGGGCGGCGGCGGCCCTGCTCCTGGACCGGGGGGCCGAAATCAACGCCCGGGACGAGATCGGCTCCAGCCCTCTGCGCGCCGCCAGCCGGATGGGCCACCGGGGGGTGGTCGAACTCCTGCTCGGCCGGGGAGCCCAGGTGGACATCCGCACCCGGGAAGGAGACACGCCCCTTCACGCCGCCGTCTGGTGGAACCATCGGGAAGCCGCCGAACTGCTGCTGGGCGCGGGAGCGGACGTCAACGCCCGCTGCCGGGACGGGATGACGCCCCTGCATCTGGCCGTCCTGGGAGGGCATACGGCGATGGCCGAACTTTTACTCGCTCACGGCGCTCAATTGAAAGCCAAGGGCAAGGAGGGGATGACCGCCCTCGAAATCGCCCGGTCTAAAAATCTCACCGAGATGATCGCGCTGTTGGAAAATCCGGCCGGGTCCCGAAAAGATCAGGAACCGCGCAAAGGCTTTCTGCGCCGGTTCCGACTCTCCCGCTTACTTTCGCCCGGAAGCCCGCAACCGCGGTGA
- a CDS encoding sulfatase-like hydrolase/transferase: MATTPTPPRKTRFGKQRLAAGGSLLVLALLALILRTAVTNPPGDSLNVLLITLDTTRADRLGCYGCRWAHTPALDGLARAGWKFENAFTQVPFTLPAHATILTGRYPAGHGLRDNESGGLPGGIGTLPEIFREHGYATAAFVASFTLDKRFGLGRGFDLYDDRPDESSRGRELPANTVAGRALAWMEKNAGRPFFCWIHFFDPHFPYDPPSAYLGAGIDPYDGEIAFMDAQIGRILDFLDRRGLSGRTLVVAAGDHGEALGEHGENEHGLLVYEGSMRVPLILRIPGRTGGIDVGRAAGLVDLAPSVLDALGWPLPAGMAGQSLLDDGSGPGECYGESLFGFYSHRWAPLYSLTTSRWRYIQGSEAELYDRRSDHAERINLVSRRPETAAAMARRLHEIRGAAAPPAPAEPGGEIETVRRLRALGYLGAGTRAPDAPAADRPAPAPREMVAVHNDCRRARRLLDLGRSREAVDLLAPRSKLDPASPTVLELLAEGCLALGDIDRARNYFEGALTGGAGDRAILADLGTVALYAGRFSEAAEILGKALDLPGDDREPRTPSGVSRVEIKIRVNLSAALIETGQLDEAEFHCLRALGDAPELPQAGNCLARIRALRKEAGPKPPATAGPAPGREAPRPLGGKRKNGQAGIQPPENSKPRVGTRPGGGEQ; the protein is encoded by the coding sequence ATGGCCACGACGCCGACTCCGCCACGGAAAACCCGTTTCGGGAAACAACGCCTCGCGGCCGGGGGAAGCCTCCTGGTCCTGGCGCTGCTCGCGCTTATCCTCCGCACCGCCGTCACGAACCCGCCGGGAGATTCGCTTAACGTCCTTTTGATCACCCTCGACACCACCCGGGCCGACCGCCTGGGCTGCTACGGCTGCCGTTGGGCCCATACCCCGGCCCTGGACGGCCTGGCCCGAGCCGGCTGGAAGTTCGAAAACGCCTTCACCCAGGTCCCCTTCACCCTTCCGGCCCACGCCACCATCCTGACCGGCCGCTACCCCGCCGGACACGGACTGCGGGACAATGAAAGCGGCGGTCTGCCCGGCGGCATCGGCACCCTTCCCGAAATCTTCCGGGAACACGGGTACGCCACCGCCGCCTTCGTCGCCAGCTTCACCCTGGATAAGCGCTTCGGCCTGGGACGCGGGTTCGACCTCTACGACGACCGCCCCGACGAATCCTCCCGGGGCCGGGAACTGCCCGCGAACACCGTAGCCGGTCGGGCGCTGGCCTGGATGGAGAAAAACGCCGGGCGTCCGTTTTTCTGCTGGATTCACTTCTTCGACCCGCATTTCCCCTACGACCCTCCGTCCGCATATCTCGGAGCGGGGATCGATCCCTACGACGGGGAAATCGCCTTCATGGACGCCCAGATCGGGCGCATCCTCGATTTCCTGGACCGGCGCGGTTTGAGCGGGAGAACCCTGGTCGTCGCCGCCGGAGACCACGGCGAAGCCCTGGGCGAACACGGCGAGAACGAACACGGCCTGCTGGTCTACGAAGGTTCGATGCGCGTCCCCCTGATCCTGCGGATCCCGGGCCGGACCGGGGGCATCGACGTCGGCCGGGCCGCCGGCCTGGTCGACCTGGCCCCCTCGGTTCTCGACGCCCTGGGGTGGCCCCTCCCCGCGGGCATGGCCGGGCAAAGCCTGCTGGACGACGGGAGCGGCCCCGGCGAGTGTTACGGGGAATCGCTCTTCGGCTTCTACAGCCACCGCTGGGCGCCGCTCTACAGCCTGACCACTTCCCGGTGGCGCTACATCCAGGGCTCCGAAGCCGAACTTTACGACCGCCGGAGCGATCACGCCGAGCGGATCAACCTGGTTTCCCGGCGGCCGGAGACGGCGGCGGCGATGGCGCGGCGTTTACACGAAATCAGAGGCGCGGCGGCCCCCCCGGCCCCGGCCGAGCCCGGCGGGGAGATCGAAACGGTCCGGCGGCTGCGGGCGCTGGGCTACCTGGGCGCGGGAACGCGGGCGCCGGACGCGCCGGCGGCGGACCGGCCGGCGCCCGCACCGCGGGAGATGGTGGCCGTGCACAACGACTGCCGGCGCGCGCGCCGGCTTCTCGATCTCGGCCGCTCCCGGGAAGCCGTCGATCTCCTGGCCCCCCGGTCGAAGCTCGATCCCGCTTCGCCGACGGTCCTGGAACTGCTGGCCGAAGGCTGCCTGGCCCTGGGCGATATCGACCGGGCCCGTAACTACTTCGAAGGCGCCCTGACGGGCGGCGCCGGAGACCGGGCGATCCTGGCCGACCTGGGAACGGTGGCCCTCTACGCGGGAAGGTTCTCCGAAGCGGCGGAGATTCTCGGGAAGGCCCTGGATCTTCCCGGCGACGACCGCGAACCCCGGACGCCCTCCGGCGTCTCCCGCGTCGAAATCAAGATACGGGTAAACCTGAGCGCCGCCCTGATCGAGACGGGGCAGCTGGACGAAGCGGAGTTTCACTGCCTGCGGGCGCTGGGGGACGCTCCCGAGCTCCCCCAGGCCGGCAACTGCCTGGCGCGCATCCGGGCGCTGCGAAAGGAAGCCGGCCCAAAGCCGCCGGCTACGGCTGGACCCGCCCCCGGCCGAGAAGCTCCCCGTCCTCTTGGCGGGAAAAGAAAAAACGGGCAAGCTGGAATCCAGCCGCCGGAAAACTCAAAACCCCGGGTCGGAACGCGGCCGGGAGGAGGCGAACAATGA
- a CDS encoding ferredoxin — MKRTIVKIDRELCNGCGKCVTPCAEGAIALVDGKARVVKEALCDGAGFCLGICPTGALTLEEREAPAFDPGLARREEERRGKRVLAETCHLCGNNEEETPLLPLRSGGRSLWVCVRCLPSLIHG, encoded by the coding sequence ATGAAACGCACGATCGTGAAGATAGACCGGGAACTCTGCAACGGGTGCGGGAAGTGCGTCACTCCCTGCGCCGAGGGGGCCATCGCCCTGGTCGACGGAAAAGCGCGGGTGGTGAAGGAAGCACTGTGCGACGGGGCCGGCTTCTGCCTGGGGATCTGCCCCACCGGGGCCCTGACCCTGGAGGAACGGGAAGCTCCCGCCTTCGACCCCGGACTGGCGCGGAGGGAGGAAGAGCGCCGAGGCAAGCGGGTGTTGGCCGAAACCTGCCATCTCTGCGGGAACAACGAGGAGGAGACCCCGCTCCTCCCCCTGCGCAGCGGCGGCCGTAGCCTCTGGGTCTGCGTCCGCTGCCTCCCTTCCCTCATCCACGGCTGA
- a CDS encoding ankyrin repeat domain-containing protein: protein MTLHEAVKAGLTPTVKKLIEQGADVNSRDWNKETPLHAGCRVGHKEVVEVLLDSGADINHRDEIGSSALRAAARNGHVDLVRLLLGRGAKVDIRTEDGATPLHVACWLGWKQVAEALIEAGADLDARCDDGARPLHLTVLGNRKEVAELLVRRGAAVNAKGLDNSTPLEVAENRGIKDMAEFLKEIVGPPRKRPFFRRILARA, encoded by the coding sequence ATGACGCTGCACGAAGCGGTCAAAGCCGGACTGACGCCCACGGTCAAAAAACTCATCGAGCAGGGCGCGGACGTCAACTCCCGCGACTGGAACAAGGAGACCCCGCTCCACGCCGGGTGCCGGGTGGGCCACAAGGAAGTGGTGGAGGTTCTGCTGGACAGCGGGGCCGATATCAACCACCGCGACGAGATCGGATCCTCGGCGCTGCGAGCCGCGGCCCGCAACGGGCACGTGGACCTGGTGCGCCTCCTCCTGGGCCGGGGGGCCAAGGTCGACATCCGGACCGAGGACGGGGCCACTCCGCTCCACGTCGCCTGCTGGCTGGGTTGGAAACAGGTGGCGGAGGCGCTGATCGAGGCGGGGGCGGATCTCGACGCCCGTTGCGACGACGGCGCCAGGCCCCTGCATCTCACGGTCCTGGGGAACCGGAAGGAAGTGGCCGAACTCCTTGTCCGCCGGGGGGCGGCGGTGAACGCCAAGGGCCTGGACAATTCCACCCCCCTGGAAGTCGCGGAAAACCGCGGCATAAAGGACATGGCGGAATTCCTGAAGGAGATCGTGGGACCGCCCCGGAAACGTCCCTTTTTCCGCCGCATCCTGGCCCGGGCCTGA
- a CDS encoding cation:proton antiporter: MPGIPDSPAGILIGQGAAVQMMALGLLVLAAHLGGKLFNRLRLSEVTGQLIGGALVGPYALHLAGVLPGASGGLYDDALHAFHFFIFVFLSVVAFGIGEELHVTRIRKVGRAALVICLIQAALTWFAISAAFFLLAGFDMVDALLIGSIGIATAPAVTFVLMNQLRIEGRLRHVLGSMVVLDDLIEVVIFSLLLQISLRRLHPEAGTGLSALFPVAREVALAALVGFAIYLVLRLLVRRRAIILETESDHRPRDEGFLQRILAEHPSPSAEIFLVVMGVVALGAGWVYYQHWPFLITATFAGFLVANFHSHAIFDSLKIDHITPVLNLGFFALIGSGIDLSSLGGGLAWMAGMYVLTRMTGKIAGTWIGCRIMGEERKITACLPSLMLPQAGVAAVEAVYAGAVLGRPEFAAIILPAIVFFEVVGVFLVDRGLRRWRSWVTGEEEEMRRLSPRVGLAESARRLLDLLPEEFVRLDLGGETKQDVIKELVHHARSVSDQHIDLAQALQVLGERERLNTTGMGHGIAIPHCRLMGLDRPVLVFGRRSPGVDFGAPDYLPCDLFLLVLTCARDPAAHLQILSIAAHILGNAHVREELRAAPQPRDFIAVLRDLADQTERAGFPEP, encoded by the coding sequence ATGCCCGGGATCCCCGATTCGCCCGCCGGTATCCTCATCGGCCAGGGGGCGGCGGTTCAGATGATGGCCCTCGGCCTCCTGGTGCTGGCCGCCCACCTCGGCGGCAAGCTCTTCAACCGCCTGCGGTTGTCGGAAGTGACCGGCCAGCTGATCGGGGGCGCCCTGGTCGGGCCCTACGCCCTCCACCTGGCCGGGGTCCTCCCCGGAGCTTCCGGCGGCCTCTACGACGACGCCCTGCACGCCTTTCACTTTTTCATCTTCGTTTTTCTAAGCGTGGTCGCCTTCGGGATCGGCGAGGAACTCCACGTCACGCGTATCCGCAAGGTCGGCCGGGCAGCGCTGGTCATCTGCCTGATCCAGGCGGCCCTGACCTGGTTCGCGATCAGCGCCGCCTTTTTCCTCCTGGCCGGCTTCGATATGGTGGACGCCCTTCTGATCGGATCGATCGGCATCGCCACCGCCCCGGCGGTGACCTTCGTGCTCATGAATCAACTGAGGATCGAAGGACGCCTCCGCCACGTCCTGGGGAGCATGGTCGTTCTCGACGACTTGATCGAGGTGGTGATTTTTTCCCTGTTGCTGCAGATTTCCCTGCGCCGGCTCCACCCCGAAGCCGGGACCGGCCTGAGCGCCCTGTTTCCGGTGGCGCGGGAAGTGGCCCTGGCCGCTCTGGTGGGATTCGCCATCTACCTGGTTCTCCGGCTGCTGGTCCGGCGGCGGGCCATCATTCTCGAAACCGAATCCGACCATCGCCCCCGCGACGAGGGCTTTCTCCAGCGCATCCTGGCCGAACACCCCTCGCCGTCGGCGGAAATCTTCCTGGTGGTCATGGGGGTCGTAGCCCTGGGGGCGGGCTGGGTCTACTATCAGCATTGGCCGTTTCTGATCACCGCCACCTTCGCCGGGTTCCTGGTCGCCAATTTCCACTCCCACGCCATCTTCGATTCTCTCAAAATCGACCACATCACCCCCGTCCTCAACCTCGGCTTCTTCGCGCTGATCGGATCCGGAATCGACCTTTCCTCTCTCGGGGGGGGCCTGGCCTGGATGGCGGGGATGTACGTCCTCACCCGGATGACCGGAAAAATCGCCGGAACCTGGATCGGATGCCGGATCATGGGGGAGGAACGCAAGATAACCGCCTGCCTGCCCAGCTTGATGCTCCCCCAGGCGGGCGTGGCGGCAGTGGAAGCGGTCTACGCCGGCGCCGTGCTCGGCCGGCCCGAGTTCGCCGCCATCATCCTCCCGGCGATCGTCTTCTTCGAGGTGGTCGGGGTTTTCCTGGTCGATCGGGGGCTGCGAAGGTGGCGGAGCTGGGTAACGGGGGAAGAAGAGGAGATGCGCCGTCTGTCTCCCCGGGTGGGGCTGGCCGAATCCGCCCGACGGCTCCTCGACCTCCTGCCCGAGGAGTTCGTGCGGCTCGATCTCGGGGGAGAAACCAAGCAGGACGTGATCAAGGAACTGGTCCACCACGCCCGCTCAGTCTCCGACCAGCATATCGACCTGGCTCAGGCCCTGCAGGTGCTGGGAGAACGGGAGCGCCTCAACACCACCGGCATGGGCCACGGCATCGCCATCCCCCATTGCCGCCTGATGGGGCTGGACCGTCCGGTGCTGGTCTTCGGCCGTCGCAGTCCGGGCGTGGACTTCGGCGCTCCGGACTACCTGCCCTGCGACCTCTTTCTGCTGGTCCTTACCTGCGCCCGGGACCCGGCCGCCCACCTGCAGATCCTCTCCATCGCCGCCCATATCCTGGGCAATGCCCACGTCCGCGAAGAGCTGCGGGCGGCCCCCCAACCCCGCGATTTCATCGCGGTGCTGCGCGACCTGGCCGACCAGACCGAGCGCGCCGGCTTTCCGGAACCGTAA
- a CDS encoding DUF302 domain-containing protein: MYALPAFAAGAVAAAAVFVYVMRNFMIKTVRIEATFEDVCRRLGDAVTSVPGWGLPLPDWDFYSVVSSKHAFSNVVKKRLFFVCKSLYANRIVDRHPWMGAMMPCTWAVYETGNGDVFISKMNIGLMSKMFMGSIIGSTMTKVAEEEHRILTALNRLLEAPAEEAVKPKTEERPGAAA, translated from the coding sequence ATGTACGCTTTACCCGCTTTCGCGGCCGGCGCCGTCGCGGCCGCCGCCGTCTTCGTCTACGTTATGCGCAACTTCATGATCAAGACGGTCAGGATCGAGGCGACCTTCGAGGACGTCTGCCGCCGGCTGGGGGATGCCGTCACCTCGGTACCGGGCTGGGGCCTTCCCCTGCCCGACTGGGATTTCTACTCGGTGGTCTCCAGCAAACACGCTTTCTCCAACGTGGTCAAGAAACGGCTCTTTTTCGTCTGCAAGTCCCTTTACGCCAACCGCATCGTCGATAGACACCCGTGGATGGGAGCGATGATGCCCTGCACCTGGGCGGTCTACGAAACCGGGAACGGCGACGTCTTCATCTCCAAAATGAACATCGGGCTGATGAGCAAAATGTTCATGGGCTCCATCATCGGCTCCACCATGACCAAGGTGGCCGAGGAAGAACACCGGATCCTGACCGCCCTGAACCGCCTGCTGGAGGCTCCCGCGGAAGAAGCGGTTAAACCGAAAACCGAAGAACGGCCCGGCGCCGCCGCTTGA
- a CDS encoding FAD-dependent oxidoreductase has protein sequence MKTRDVVIIGGGPAGRIACRKLRAADRNLSVTLIKDEEINVNRCALPYGLTAEKPIAAFQIPNTLITEVGAELLVDTVVSLDPAAGRVTTACGETVAYGSLLLAAGSRPLIPSIPGAGADNVTGVRTLRDLTALRELTAAGTRAAVVGGGYIGIELAAALRAAGLEVTLIEREDRLLPATSEPELAAVVEEVLVGKGVRVKTGGAVTGFPETAGRAAGADTSDGETVEADFVVLALGVVPNSELAAAAGIPVSAAGIVVDERLRTGAENVYAAGDCATKRSLAGNFPVRGEFGTNAVFMGQAAAENILGRTTVFPGVTNASASAVFGWSIGSAGLTESQAREAGMDVVTGYSEVPDRYPMMAGGAPVRTKLVFDRRTLALAGGSVLRSGPRAADDADFLSFAIQTRATLHDLERFQYATHPELAAKPSDNSIVFACRNALRK, from the coding sequence ATGAAAACCAGGGACGTCGTCATCATCGGAGGAGGCCCGGCGGGGCGGATCGCCTGCCGGAAGCTGCGCGCCGCGGACCGGAACCTCTCGGTAACCCTGATCAAGGACGAGGAGATCAACGTCAACCGCTGCGCGCTCCCCTACGGTCTGACCGCGGAAAAACCGATCGCGGCTTTCCAGATCCCCAACACCCTGATCACCGAGGTCGGCGCCGAACTCCTGGTGGATACGGTGGTTTCGCTCGATCCCGCCGCCGGGCGCGTGACGACCGCCTGCGGCGAAACCGTCGCCTACGGGTCGCTGCTCCTGGCCGCCGGCTCCCGGCCGCTGATCCCATCGATCCCGGGGGCGGGAGCGGACAACGTCACCGGAGTCCGGACGCTCCGCGATCTGACCGCCCTGCGCGAATTGACGGCGGCGGGGACCCGCGCCGCGGTCGTCGGCGGCGGGTACATAGGAATCGAACTGGCCGCGGCCCTGCGCGCGGCCGGGTTGGAGGTTACCCTGATCGAACGGGAAGATCGGTTGCTCCCGGCGACGTCGGAACCGGAACTGGCGGCCGTGGTCGAGGAAGTCCTGGTCGGAAAGGGCGTGCGCGTGAAGACCGGGGGCGCGGTCACCGGGTTCCCGGAAACCGCCGGGCGGGCGGCGGGGGCGGACACCTCCGACGGCGAAACGGTCGAAGCCGATTTCGTGGTGCTGGCCCTGGGGGTCGTCCCCAATTCCGAACTGGCGGCCGCGGCCGGGATTCCGGTATCGGCCGCGGGCATCGTCGTGGACGAACGCCTGCGGACCGGCGCCGAGAACGTGTACGCGGCCGGAGACTGCGCGACCAAACGCTCCCTGGCGGGCAATTTCCCGGTCAGGGGAGAATTCGGAACCAACGCCGTCTTCATGGGCCAAGCGGCCGCGGAGAACATCCTGGGCCGAACGACCGTCTTTCCCGGCGTTACCAACGCCAGCGCCTCGGCGGTCTTCGGCTGGTCGATCGGGTCGGCCGGACTGACCGAATCCCAGGCACGGGAAGCGGGGATGGACGTCGTTACCGGCTACTCCGAAGTCCCCGACCGGTATCCGATGATGGCGGGCGGAGCCCCGGTGCGCACCAAGCTGGTCTTCGATCGCCGAACCCTGGCCCTGGCGGGGGGAAGCGTTCTCCGGAGCGGTCCGAGGGCGGCGGACGATGCGGATTTCCTCTCCTTCGCCATCCAGACGAGAGCGACCCTGCACGACCTGGAGCGCTTCCAATACGCCACTCATCCCGAACTGGCGGCCAAGCCTTCCGACAATTCCATCGTCTTCGCCTGCCGGAACGCGCTGAGGAAGTGA
- a CDS encoding class I SAM-dependent methyltransferase, producing the protein MSASPSAPAGPFQRFFREYDRWFDSARGRAIFDLEVAALHRVMGAREGRWLEVGVGTGRFASALSVADGLDPAASMLVRAAARGIRAVRGGGEELPFAAGAFDGVLMVVTICFLDDPARSLRECRRVVKKEGKLVLGFVPAAGPWGRLYESKARAGHRFYSSARLYGAAAVRGLAAAAGFVPAESVSCLFDPPGGKVTDRSLRPGMDDGAGFVAAAFAPGG; encoded by the coding sequence GTGAGTGCGTCGCCCTCTGCGCCCGCGGGCCCGTTCCAGCGTTTTTTCCGGGAATACGACCGTTGGTTCGATTCCGCCCGGGGCCGGGCCATATTCGACCTCGAGGTGGCGGCGCTGCACAGGGTCATGGGGGCCCGGGAGGGGCGCTGGCTGGAAGTGGGGGTGGGAACGGGCCGTTTCGCCTCCGCGCTTTCCGTGGCCGATGGCCTCGACCCCGCCGCTTCCATGTTGGTCCGGGCTGCGGCCCGGGGAATCCGCGCGGTCCGGGGGGGCGGCGAGGAACTCCCGTTCGCGGCCGGCGCTTTCGACGGAGTTCTGATGGTGGTCACCATCTGCTTTCTCGACGACCCGGCCCGGTCCCTTCGGGAATGCCGGCGGGTCGTAAAAAAGGAAGGGAAATTGGTCCTGGGCTTCGTCCCCGCCGCCGGCCCCTGGGGCCGTCTCTACGAGAGCAAGGCCCGCGCCGGACACCGGTTCTATTCCTCGGCCCGGCTGTACGGCGCCGCGGCGGTCCGCGGCCTGGCCGCCGCCGCCGGGTTTGTCCCCGCCGAATCGGTCAGCTGTCTCTTCGATCCACCGGGAGGGAAGGTGACCGACCGTTCGCTGCGCCCCGGCATGGACGATGGCGCCGGCTTCGTCGCGGCTGCTTTCGCCCCCGGAGGCTGA
- a CDS encoding J domain-containing protein yields MNEPSFREELGRIRENERRARRILGVGPGAGPAEVKRAFWTQALRFHPDKNPGDEEALRAFRNVLRAYECLKGKAPLPPGKDGEEQPRVGKYADNEWGYFCHWREAYMDDFLGRGEKK; encoded by the coding sequence GTGAACGAACCTTCCTTCCGCGAAGAGCTCGGCCGGATCCGGGAGAACGAACGACGCGCCCGCCGGATCCTGGGGGTCGGCCCCGGGGCGGGGCCGGCCGAAGTCAAGAGGGCGTTCTGGACGCAGGCCCTGCGCTTCCATCCCGACAAAAATCCGGGCGACGAAGAGGCTCTGCGCGCCTTCCGCAACGTCCTGCGAGCCTACGAATGCCTGAAGGGGAAAGCGCCGCTGCCGCCGGGGAAAGATGGAGAGGAACAGCCGCGAGTGGGGAAATACGCCGACAACGAATGGGGGTATTTCTGCCATTGGCGGGAAGCGTATATGGATGATTTTCTGGGAAGGGGGGAAAAGAAGTGA
- a CDS encoding metalloregulator ArsR/SmtB family transcription factor → MKTDRRRHAQLLRALAHPTRLEILARLAEGPSCVGAIRDLLEVSQPNLSQHLSVLRKEGLVDFEEKGKQRCYCLTRPALVRDLLGFISGARLRKEGAP, encoded by the coding sequence ATGAAGACGGACCGCCGCCGCCACGCTCAGTTGCTCCGGGCCTTGGCGCACCCGACCCGACTGGAGATCCTGGCCCGGCTGGCCGAGGGGCCGAGCTGCGTCGGCGCCATCCGCGACCTGCTCGAGGTTTCCCAACCCAACCTCTCGCAGCACCTGTCGGTCTTGAGGAAGGAGGGACTGGTCGATTTCGAGGAGAAGGGCAAGCAGCGCTGCTATTGCTTGACGCGCCCCGCCCTGGTTCGCGACTTGCTGGGTTTTATTTCCGGAGCCCGGTTGCGGAAGGAGGGAGCTCCGTGA